DNA sequence from the Geobacter sp. AOG2 genome:
TGTGTCGGCCAAGCGTTCCTATAACGAGATTCACCACCTGGGGCGCTTTGTCCAGGAGATGATACCCGAAATCGAGGTCATGGCCCAGAACGTCAATGCCTCTGAGGGGAATGTCATTCTGGGGCAGAAGGATTTCTTCCTGACGCCGCAGCACTATCTGACGGAGCGGATCGGCGACGTTGCCTTCCAGGTTTCTCCCCGGTCGTTTTTTCAGGTCAATAATTCGGGTGCCCGTCTGATTTATGAACAGGTGAAACAGTGGGCTTGCTTGAGTGGGGGTGAAAGAGTACTCGACCTCTACTGCGGTATCGGCGGTATCGCGTTGTTCCTGGCCGACCAGGCGACACAGGTGATCGGCATTGAGGTTGTGGAGGAGGCTGTGGCTGATGCACAGCGGAACGCAAAGCTCAATGCCCGTAGAAACTGCCGCTTCGAAGCGGGAGATGCGGCGGAACTGCTGGAAGAGCTGGCAGAAGAGGGGCAGCGGATCGACGTTGCGGTACTTAACCCACCCCGTAAGGGATGCGCGCCGGAAGTGCTTGGGATGGTCACAGGCCTTGCCCCGGCCAGGATTATCTACGTTTCATGCTCTCCCCAGAGCCTGGCGCGTGACTTGTCTGTACTGAAAACCCGTGGGTATAGTTGCCGGGAAATACAGCCGGTTGACATGTTTCCACAAACGGTACATGTGGAAAACGTGGCCCTGCTTGAAAAAACCGATAAATAGACTTGACAAGCTCGCGGTATGTTGCTATTACTTTTCAGCTTTCTTGTATAGGCGCGTAGCTCAGGGGGAGAGCGCTACCTTGACACGGTAGAGGTCGGCGGTTCGAGACCGCCCGCGCCTACCATAGCAGAAGCAGTGCTTAAGCAAAGCGGCAAGCGTGGGCATCGATGTTTCGATGCCTTTTCTGTTTGGATGCCTCAAGGTCGGTAGTACACAGGAGATTGGTATGGCAAGTATCAATATCACACTTCCTGACGGTTCCGTAAGGGAGCTTCCCGTAGGTGCGAGCGTTTTCGATCTGGCAGCCTCCATAGGAGCCGGACTGGCAAAAGCCGCCTTGGCCGGCAAGGTCGATGGCGAGTTGGTTGACCTCTCCGCACCACTAAGCGATGGCGCGCGGGTGGAGATCATAACCGAAAAAAGTCCCGAAGCCCTGGATATTATCCGGCATTCGGCCTCTCATCTGATGGCCCAGGCGGTGAAGGAGCTGTTTCCCCAAGCCAAGGTAACCATCGGTCCGGCCATAGAGACCGGTTTTTATTATGACTTCGACGTGGAACGGCCCTTTACCCCTGAAGACCTGGAGCGGATTGAGGCCAAGATGGCCGAGTTCGCCGCCGCCGATCTGAAGGTTGAGCGTCAGGTGCTGACCAGCGATGAGGCCATCCGTATGTTCGAAGGAATGGGTGAGCCCTACAAGACCGAGTTGATCAACGACCTCAGTGTTGAGACTGTATCGGTCTATAGCCAAGGTGGGTTTGCCGACCTCTGCCGCGGTCCCCATGTGCCGAGCACCTCCCGTATCAAGGCCTTCAAGTTGCTTTCCATCGCTGGCGCCTATTGGCGCGGTGACGAGAAGAACCGCATGTTGCAGCGCATCTACGGTACTGCCTTTGTGGACAAGAAGGAGCTTGAGGCCTATCTGAATCGCCTTGAAGAGGCCAAGCGTCGCGACCACCGCAAACTGGGCCGGGAGTTGGATCTTTTTTCCTTTTCTGACGAAGTCGGCGCCGGTTTCGCTATCTGGCACCCCAAGGGGGCCATGCTGCGCACGATCCTGGAGGACTTCGAACGTAAGGAGCACCTCAAGCGTGGCTATGATATCGTAGTGGGCCCACAGATCCTCAAGACCGAGTTGTGGCAACGTTCCGGCCACTACGAGAATTACCGCGAGAACATGTACTTCACCGAGGTGGATGAGCAGGGGTTCGGCATTAAGCCGATGAACTGCCTTGCCCACATGATGATCTATAAATCACAGCTTCGCAGCTATCGCGACCTGCCGTTGCGCTTTTTCGAGTTGGGGACGGTGCACCGTCACGAGCGGGCCGGCGTTCTGCACGGTCTGTTGCGGGTGCGCTGTTTTACTCAGGACGATGCCCACATACTCTGTACTCCCGAGCAGTTGGATGCCGAGATCAAGGGTGTTCTTTCCTTTGTCAGCGATGTCATGACCATCTTCGGATTTGATTACGAGATGGAGCTATCAACCCGCCCGGAAAAATCCATTGGTGACGATGCGGCTTGGGACTTGGCCACCAACGCGCTTCTGTCGGCTCTCAAGGATACCGGTCGCCCTTATGAGATCAACGAGGGGGACGGCGCTTTCTACGGCCCCAAGATAGACATCAAATTGCGCGATTGTCTTGACAGACGGTGGCAGTGTGCTACTATTCAGTGCGATTTTACCCTTCCGGAGCGTTTTGACCTTCACTACATCGGGCCGGATGGGGAAAAAAAGCGGCCCGTCATGGTTCATCGGGTAATCCTCGGTTCCATTGAACGCTTTATCGGCGTTCTGATAGAGCACTTTGCCGGCAGTTTCCCATTGTGGCTCGCGCCGGTTCAGGCCATCGTGCTGACCGTTACCGATAATCAGATACCGTTCGCCCAAGAGGTTCATGCTCTTCTCAGGGAGGCCGGTGTCAGGATTCAGTCGGATTTTCGCAATGAAAAGCTGAGCTTCAAGATTCGTGAGGCCCAGTTGCAGAAGGTCCCCTACATGCTGGTCATAGGTGACAAGGAAGTGGAGCAGGGGGTCGTAACGCCACGCTATCGCGACGGTAAGAACCTGCCGCCCATGAAGCCAGCCGATTTTGTCGAATTCATTGCCTTGGAATGCAGGAACTTCAAGTAATTCAGGAGGTGCAGTCATAGCAAAACCGACCGTGAACATCAATAATACCATCCGCGCCACAGAGATTCGCGTCATCGGCGCCGATGGTGAGGCGCTCGGCGTCATTCCTACTTCCAAAGCGCTTGAACTCGCCGAACAACAGCAACTCGACCTGGTGGAAGTCTCTCCGACTGCGGTTCCGCCTGTCTGCCGGATCATGGACTACGGTAAGTTCAAGTACCAGCAGAGCAAGAAGCTGCAGGAAGCCAAGAAAAAACAGGTTCATGTCGAGGTCAAAGAGATCAAGCTGCGGCCTAAAACAGATGAACATGATCTCATGTTCAAGATCAAGCACGTCAGGCGTTTTCTCGAAGAGGGGAACAAGGCAAAAGTAACGCTGGTATTCCGGGGGAGGGAAATTACCCACATGGATATCGGGCGAGCTGTAATCGAGCGCTTTGCCTCCGAGTTGCAGGATGTTGCCGTGATCGAATCGCAGCCGCGTGTCGATGGCCGTAATATGTTTATGATTGTTGCACCGAAGGTGAAAAAATAACGGATTTTTAATTACGTTTTACCATTTATACATAAGGAGAAGAGTCCATGCCGAAGATCAAAACGAACCGCGGAGCCGCCAAGCGCTTTAAAAAAACGGGAACGGGCCGCATCAAGCGCAGCCAAGCCTTTACCAGCCATATTCTGACCCCCAAGACCCGCAAGAACAAGCGGAACCTGCGTCAGAGCTCTATGGTGGCCGATGTGGACCAGAAAAATATCGCCAAGTTGATCCCCTACAAATAGGGCACTTCCATAACCGGTTTTCACCGATTTGCATGACCCGGTTGGCGTGCGGGAACGAGGTGTCGGGGTGCGAACGTACCTTGACGCCAACCTGAAGGCACCAACCCCCTGCAAACAGGCGAAACGGCATAATGCCAAGAACCATGAGGACCTGTCTCCCCTTATGGATCGGGCGAAATTCATCATGAAGGAGTAGAACATGCCACGCGTAAAAAGAGGATTCAAAGCGAGACGCAGACGCAACAAGGTGTTAAAACTTGCCAAGGGTTACCGGGGCGCACGGAGCAAATTGTTCCGCAGTGCGACCGAGGCTGTTGACCGTGCCCTAAATTACGCATTCCGCGACCGTCGCGTCAAAAAGCGTGATTTCCGCAGTCTGTGGATCACCCGCATCAATGCGGCTTCCCGTCTCAACGGGCTGTCGTACAGCAAATTTATCTTCGGTCTCAAAAAAGCCAACGTGCAGATCGATCGTAAGGTTCTTGCGGACATTGCCGTATCCGATCCGACCGGATTCAGCCAGATTGCTACCCTGGCCAAGGCTGGTATCTAAGCACACCGGTTTTGATTTCAAAACTGAGGGAATGGGATGAAAGAGTCCCATTCCTTTTTTTGTAATGTTCGTGAATCGGCAAGGTTTCTCTTCTGCCCAGTTTTGTATTTTGCGCATGTCCGTGCTGCGAACGCCCGTGAGTTTTTCCCTCTTCACGGGATTCACGAGGACATCAAGAAATTTTGCAATTCGCTGACTACGGGGTCACTACATGCGGGAACAACTTGAACAATTAAGGAAAGAGGCCATACAGGCCATAGCAGCCGCCTCCGGTGAGGAAACCCTTCAGGAGGTCAGGATCAAGTTCCTGGGTCGTAAAGGGGAACTGACCGCCCTTATGAAAGGGCTCGGTGCACTCAGCCCCGAGGAACGGCCGATAGTCGGGCAGTTGGTCAATGAAGTCAAGGAAGAGGTCGAGGCCAGCCTTGAGGATGCCCTGAAAACGGCCCGCGAGGCGGTCAAGACGCAGCGGCTGCAATCCGAGCGGATCGACATCACCTTGCCCGGCCGTCGCCCGGTTAGCGGCACCAAACACCCCATCAGTCTCGTGGTCGAAGAAATCAGCGATATCTTTGCCGGCTTGGGCTTTTCGGTTGCAGAGGGCCCGGAGATTGAGCACGACTGGTACAACTTCGAGGCGCTCAACTTTCCCCCAGAGCATCCAGCCCGGGACATGCAGGACACCTTTTTCGTCGAAAATAACCTGCTGCTCCGCACCCACACGTCGCCTGTCCAAATTCGGACGATGCTGAAGCAGAAGCCTCCGGTGCGCATCATTGCTCCCGGTACGGTCTACCGCTGCGATTCCGATGCCACCCATTCCCCCATGTTTCACCAGATAGAGGGACTGATGGTGGACAAGGGCATTACCTTCGGCGACCTGAAAGGTATTTTGACCATCTTTACCAACCAATTATTCGGGCAAAAGACCGGCGTTCGTTTACGCCCCAGCTTTTTCCCATTTACCGAGCCCTCTGCCGAGGTAGATATCGCCTGTGTTATCTGCGGCGGCAAAGGATGCCGGGTCTGCAAGAACAGCGGCTGGCTTGAAATACTGGGTGCCGGCATGGTTGATCCCGAAGTCTATCGTCACGTCAATTACGATGCTGAAGAGGTGTCCGGTTTTGCCTTCGGAATGGGGATCGAACGCATCGCCATGTTG
Encoded proteins:
- the thrS gene encoding threonine--tRNA ligase, whose translation is MASINITLPDGSVRELPVGASVFDLAASIGAGLAKAALAGKVDGELVDLSAPLSDGARVEIITEKSPEALDIIRHSASHLMAQAVKELFPQAKVTIGPAIETGFYYDFDVERPFTPEDLERIEAKMAEFAAADLKVERQVLTSDEAIRMFEGMGEPYKTELINDLSVETVSVYSQGGFADLCRGPHVPSTSRIKAFKLLSIAGAYWRGDEKNRMLQRIYGTAFVDKKELEAYLNRLEEAKRRDHRKLGRELDLFSFSDEVGAGFAIWHPKGAMLRTILEDFERKEHLKRGYDIVVGPQILKTELWQRSGHYENYRENMYFTEVDEQGFGIKPMNCLAHMMIYKSQLRSYRDLPLRFFELGTVHRHERAGVLHGLLRVRCFTQDDAHILCTPEQLDAEIKGVLSFVSDVMTIFGFDYEMELSTRPEKSIGDDAAWDLATNALLSALKDTGRPYEINEGDGAFYGPKIDIKLRDCLDRRWQCATIQCDFTLPERFDLHYIGPDGEKKRPVMVHRVILGSIERFIGVLIEHFAGSFPLWLAPVQAIVLTVTDNQIPFAQEVHALLREAGVRIQSDFRNEKLSFKIREAQLQKVPYMLVIGDKEVEQGVVTPRYRDGKNLPPMKPADFVEFIALECRNFK
- the infC gene encoding translation initiation factor IF-3, with translation MAKPTVNINNTIRATEIRVIGADGEALGVIPTSKALELAEQQQLDLVEVSPTAVPPVCRIMDYGKFKYQQSKKLQEAKKKQVHVEVKEIKLRPKTDEHDLMFKIKHVRRFLEEGNKAKVTLVFRGREITHMDIGRAVIERFASELQDVAVIESQPRVDGRNMFMIVAPKVKK
- the pheS gene encoding phenylalanine--tRNA ligase subunit alpha → MREQLEQLRKEAIQAIAAASGEETLQEVRIKFLGRKGELTALMKGLGALSPEERPIVGQLVNEVKEEVEASLEDALKTAREAVKTQRLQSERIDITLPGRRPVSGTKHPISLVVEEISDIFAGLGFSVAEGPEIEHDWYNFEALNFPPEHPARDMQDTFFVENNLLLRTHTSPVQIRTMLKQKPPVRIIAPGTVYRCDSDATHSPMFHQIEGLMVDKGITFGDLKGILTIFTNQLFGQKTGVRLRPSFFPFTEPSAEVDIACVICGGKGCRVCKNSGWLEILGAGMVDPEVYRHVNYDAEEVSGFAFGMGIERIAMLKYGINDMRLLFENDVRFLRQF
- the rpmI gene encoding 50S ribosomal protein L35; this translates as MPKIKTNRGAAKRFKKTGTGRIKRSQAFTSHILTPKTRKNKRNLRQSSMVADVDQKNIAKLIPYK
- the rplT gene encoding 50S ribosomal protein L20, encoding MPRVKRGFKARRRRNKVLKLAKGYRGARSKLFRSATEAVDRALNYAFRDRRVKKRDFRSLWITRINAASRLNGLSYSKFIFGLKKANVQIDRKVLADIAVSDPTGFSQIATLAKAGI